Proteins found in one Polyodon spathula isolate WHYD16114869_AA chromosome 42, ASM1765450v1, whole genome shotgun sequence genomic segment:
- the cd2bp2 gene encoding LOW QUALITY PROTEIN: CD2 antigen cytoplasmic tail-binding protein 2 (The sequence of the model RefSeq protein was modified relative to this genomic sequence to represent the inferred CDS: deleted 1 base in 1 codon) yields MSKRKVTFQDGGEDLDETVPKKKLCEEGPGSRFKGKHSLDSDEEDEGDEGGSKKYDILDHDDIEGQESATVDVDEGVRITPFNLNDEMEEGHFDSEGNYFLKKEEQIRDHWLDNIDWVQIKERPNVPRNVAKLAAKRRVDDQEEGKGKRGEEEEEEERMEEGEQAEEERKEAEEEDSEEEALGQADRKALIQGMIRLMLPGETVVNALRRLGGLKKERTRQWRKKKGGEEEEEEGKKSEGGDKALLERLTGLADRLVACGEYEIYQHTFEKLAHQLKIMEKEGGDEDDGDEDDDDLDAFAEKIDESKNGGKEKESGRERKTGMDEEVMWEYRWDNKENSEMYGPFTSQQMQGWQDEGYFQDGVYCRRVGQPGAQFYNSKRLDFELYT; encoded by the exons ATGTCCAAACGAAAAGTGACGTTTCAAGACGGAGGAGAAGATCTCGATGAAACTGTT CCCAAGAAGAag CTGTGTGAGGAGGGTCCAGGCAGCAGGTTCAAAGGCAAGCACTCCCTGGACAGCGATGAAGAGGATGAGGGGGACGAAGGAGGCAGCAAGAAGTACGACATCCTGGACCACGACGACATTGAAG GTCAGGAATCGGCTACAGTCGATGTGGATGAGGGCGTCCGGATCACGCCCTTTAATCTGAATGATGAAATGGAGGAGGGGCACTTTGACTCCGAGGGGAACTACTTCCTGAAGAAAGAGGAACAGATTCGGGACCACTGGCTGGACAACATAGACTGG GTCCAGATTAAAGAGCGTCCGAACGTCCCCAGAAATGTGGCCAAGCTGGCTGCCAAGAGAAGGGTGGATGATCAGGAAGAGGGGAAGGGAaaaagaggagaggaggaggaggaggaggagaggatggAGGAAGGTGAGCAGGCGGAGGAAGAGAGAAAAGAGGCCGAGGAGGAGGACTCTGAGGAGGAGGCTCTGGGGCAGGCTGACCGCAAAGCTCTCATCCAG GGCATGATCAGGCTCATGTTGCCGGGGGAGACGGTCGTCAACGCCCTGCGGAGATTGGGGGGGCTGAAAAAGGAGAGAACGAGGCAGTGGAGGAAGaagaaaggaggagaggaggaggaagaggaagggaAGAAGAGTGAAGGAGGAGACAAGGCTCTGCTGGAGAGATTGACGGGGCTGGCTGACCGCCTGGTTGCCTGCGGAGAGTATGAGATTTATCAGCACACCTTCGAGAAACTGGCACACCAGCTGAAGATCATGGAGAAGGAGGGAGGCGATGAAGATGATGGTGATGAAGACGACGACGATCTGGACGCCTTCGCCGAGAAGATAGACGAGTCCAAGAACGGAGGGAAGGAGAAAGAGAGCGGGAGGGAGAGAAAGACAG GGATGGACGAGGAGGTGATGTGGGAATACCGATGGGATAACAAGGAAAACTCCGAGATGTACGGCCCTTTCACCAGCCAACAGATGCAG